One genomic segment of Ictalurus punctatus breed USDA103 chromosome 4, Coco_2.0, whole genome shotgun sequence includes these proteins:
- the LOC108264856 gene encoding low choriolytic enzyme: protein MTLCPIAVEDPLAELSVGELIERANTNVYRDSDEPELVEGDIAVSADGERNADPCTSTGCMWPKSTDGKVYVPYVILNHYSSSELQVIQRGLDSFASFSCIRFTPRTNQRDYISIESRNGCYSYVGRRYYAQTVSLARSGCVYHKTVQHELLHALGFNHEQTRSDRDSYIRVGWENIQSGMEHNFNKIATLNQGTPYDYNSVMQYHRTAFSKNGQPTMIPIPNANVSFGQATQMSQNDIARLNRLYKC, encoded by the exons ATGACGTTGTGTCCGATAGCAGTCGAGGACCCGTTAGCCGAGCTTTCTGTGGGAGAGCTGATCGAGAGAGCGAACACTAACGTCt ATCGTGACTCTGATGAGCCCGAGCTGGTCGAAGGAGACATCGCCGTGTCTGCGGACGGCGAGAGAAACGCCGATCCCTGCACGTCTACGGGCTGCATGTGGCCGAAGTCTACAGACGGGAAAGTCTACGTGCCCTACGTCATCCTCAACCACTACT CGAGTAGCGAGCTTCAGGTTATTCAACGTGGTCTGGACTCCTTCGCGTCCTTCTCCTGCATCCGCTTCACGCCACGTACTAACCAGAGGGACTACATCAGCATCGAGTCTCGCAACGG ATGCTACTCCTATGTTGGACGTCGTTATTACGCCCAGACGGTGTCTCTGGCCCGGAGCGGCTGCGTCTACCACAAGACCGTCCAGCACGAGCTTCTTCACGCCCTGGGCTTCAACCACGAACAAACCCGCAGTGACCGTGACAGCTACATCCGTGTCGGCTGGGAGAACATTCAGAGCG GCATGGAGCACAACTTCAACAAGATCGCCACCCTGAACCAGGGCACTCCTTACGACTACAACTCTGTCATGCAGTACCACAG aaCTGCTTTCTCTAAGAACGGCCAGCCCACCATGATCCCCATCCCGAACGCCAACGTGTCCTTCGGCCAGGCCACCCAGATGAGCCAGAACGACATTGCCAGACTCAACAGACTCTACAAGTGTT AG
- the LOC108264142 gene encoding low choriolytic enzyme — translation MLLLCWMSWEARSGCVYHKTVRHELLHALGFDQEQTRSDRDSYIRVGWENIQSGMEHNFNKIATLNQGTPYDYNSVMQYHRTAFSKNGQPTMIPIPNANVSFGQATQMSQNDIARLNFRSISWWSLSKNITERGLSINNNNNNNNKIHDFTQTGLVCFFL, via the exons ATGCTACTCCTATGTTGGATGTCTTGGGAAGCCCGGAGTGGCTGCGTCTACCACAAGACCGTCCGGCATGAGCTTCTTCACGCCCTGGGCTTCGACCAAGAACAAACCCGCAGTGACCGTGACAGCTACATCCGTGTCGGCTGGGAGAACATTCAGAGCG GCATGGAGCATAACTTCAACAAGATCGCCACCCTGAACCAGGGCACTCCTTACGACTACAACTCTGTCATGCAGTACCACAG aactgCTTTCTCTAAGAACGGCCAGCCCACCATGATCCCCATCCCGAACGCCAACGTGTCCTTCGGCCAGGCCACCCAGATGAGCCAGAACGACATTGCCAGACTCAATTTCCGGTCCATTTCCTGGTGGTCCCTCTCAAAGAATATAACAGAGCGAGGTCtttcaattaataataataataataataataataaaatccatGACTTCACTCAAACTGGACTCGTTTGTTTTTTCCTATGA